The nucleotide sequence GATTGAGGCATTCGCCGCCGACGCTGAGGCGCGTGTGCTGATCGTTACCGGGGCTGGTGAGCTGGCGTTCTGCGCGGGAGCTGATTTGAAAAATCCAATGTCACTGCTCCAACACCGCTACACTGATATTGCCGGACCGATGGGCTTTGCGCGGCTTGATCCGGGCAAGCCGACGATTGCAGCGATCAACGGTTATTGCTTTGCCGGCGGTTTTGAACTGGCTGCGTGGTGCGACTTTCGGATTGCTGCGGCCAACGCGGAATTCGGCTGCCTGAGCCGGCGCTGGGGCGTTCCGTACACCGATGGCGGCACGCAACGATTCGCGCGCATCATGGGATTGGGCAATGCGCTCTACCTGCTGGAGACCGGCGCGCGTATTGATGCCTGGCGCGCTCAGGCGATGGGATTTGTGCAGGAAGTCGTTCCGCAAGGTCAGGCGCTGCCGCGCGCGCTGGAGCTCGCAACGTGCATCGCCTCGTATCCCAATTTCGCTGGCATGTGCGCAGATCGGCACGCGACGCTGGCCACCTACGGCCTGTCACTCGATGAGGGTCTGAAACTTGAGGCGCAAATTGTTCGACCGACGCTCGCCAGTGACGAAATGATAGCCGGCCTGGAGCGTTTCCGCGCCGGCGCGCGTGACGCATCGCCACGCCCGCCAAGCCACGAAGCTCACACAGAAACTGCAACTCCAAGTACACCAAACGACCAACATCATCATGCAGAGCCTCAAAGCAGTTGAGATCGTGAAAGAGCGAGCATCGCCAAGCGCCGGTAGTTTTATCGAAGTCGCATTTTCAAATGAGCGTCCATAGTGTAACCTGATGCCTGGTGAAAGCGAGCGCGTGAGGGCCTGCGATGATGAGCATAACCGAACTGAGCATTGACGCATGGGCGCAACCGGCACTCATTTTCCACATCCGGCATTTGATCAATGTATCACGCGCGTCCGCGTGCTCACCTTGTCGGGGGAGATCGAATGCAAATTCTTATAGGAGAATGCGCGTCATCTCTTCAAACTTGATTGACCAGGAGGCGTTATGAAACTCCTCAGCCTATGGATGCTCACGACGCTGGCAATCGTCTCTATTGTTCGGAGCGCAACAATGGCGCAGGATGCTCCGGACATTGTTGTGCTCAAAGTCGGTTGGAGCAAAGAACGCATCAACTGGGAAGCGAATCCCTTTGGCGGCCCGAATGAATCCTATGATGAGATGCGTGTGCGCATCAATGATGAGCGACGATTAGAAGCGGCCAAGCGCGGAGGCAGCACGGCCGATCAAAACAAGCTCGAACGCGAACTGCGCACCTATGAGATCATGAAAGCTAACAAAAAACCGCCGCCGCTGCGTTACGCCTACCGGTACAGATGCACAGTGCAGAACACGGGGACGAAGACGATCAAGTTGATTGATTGGGATTACGTCTTCCTTGATCCGGAAACACAAGCTGAAGTCGGACGACACCAGTTCACCAGTGAAGAGAAAATTGGCCCAGGAAAGAAGAAAGACCTGGAAGTGTTCATTAAGTCGCCGCCGGGCAGAATCGTCAGCGCCAACGTCTACAACAGTGAAGGCCTCCATGAGCGGGTCGTCATCGTGCGTGTCGAATACACCGATGGGTCTGTTTGGCAACGGCCGTGATGAGATCGGGTTCGCAACCTGGCTCGTGGCTGACGGCCACACGCGATGATGGCCTCAGGTGGTGGTGAGCGTGTAAACCGAGTCGGCCAACACGGGCGACGTCTGCTGAGTAGACTGAGGGTGATAGCAGACTAAGATGAGCTTGGAGGTAGACCGACGGGCCGACACCTATGAAGATGCATCTACGCCAGCCGGTCGTGCATCCGTTCTAATGCAGCGCAACAGCAGACGGCTGACTGTCTGGGCGACTGTGATGAGATCATGGTCATATACGAGATCACAGCCATTGTATCACCAGCCTTGACGCAAGCGTTTGAACGCTACATGCGAGAACAACACATTCCTGACGTACTGGCGACGGGCTATTTCACTGCTGCGTGTTTTGCTTCGAGCACATCGGGTCGTTATCGGGTTCGATACGAAGCGACGAGTCAGGAGTCGCTCGACCGGTACCTGACGGAGTGCGCTCCTCGGTTGCGAGCAGACTTTGTCGCACATTTTCCTGATGGCATTCAGTTGGAACGCGAGGTCTGGCAGAGACTGGAACGTTGGACCGGTCCCTCATCAGTCTGCGGTTGAAGCGCCGGCACAACG is from Blastocatellia bacterium and encodes:
- a CDS encoding enoyl-CoA hydratase-related protein encodes the protein MSNKIIIEQRGRVRIVSINRPEVHNCVDGETAVGLAEAIEAFAADAEARVLIVTGAGELAFCAGADLKNPMSLLQHRYTDIAGPMGFARLDPGKPTIAAINGYCFAGGFELAAWCDFRIAAANAEFGCLSRRWGVPYTDGGTQRFARIMGLGNALYLLETGARIDAWRAQAMGFVQEVVPQGQALPRALELATCIASYPNFAGMCADRHATLATYGLSLDEGLKLEAQIVRPTLASDEMIAGLERFRAGARDASPRPPSHEAHTETATPSTPNDQHHHAEPQSS
- a CDS encoding DUF4286 family protein; its protein translation is MVIYEITAIVSPALTQAFERYMREQHIPDVLATGYFTAACFASSTSGRYRVRYEATSQESLDRYLTECAPRLRADFVAHFPDGIQLEREVWQRLERWTGPSSVCG